A stretch of the Haloarcula ordinaria genome encodes the following:
- a CDS encoding DNA-directed RNA polymerase subunit K: protein MNAQESRYEKARKLGARALQLAHGAPVLIETEHTQPILIAAEEYDAGVLPFTVKRGDHK from the coding sequence ATGAACGCACAGGAAAGCCGATACGAGAAGGCCCGCAAACTCGGCGCGCGAGCGCTGCAGCTGGCCCACGGCGCGCCCGTGCTCATCGAGACGGAGCACACCCAGCCGATACTCATCGCTGCCGAAGAGTACGACGCCGGTGTGCTCCCCTTCACCGTCAAGCGAGGTGACCACAAGTGA
- a CDS encoding Mrp/NBP35 family ATP-binding protein — MNEADVRERLRAVEDPDLGADIVSLGLVNSIEVTDDEVRVDLALGAPYSPTETGIANAVREALADLDRTIDLSASVDRGVPEEGDPLPGVKNIIAVASGKGGVGKSTIAVNLAAGLSQLGARVGLFDADVYGPNVPRMLGADESPRATEDEEIIPVEKHGLKLMSMDFLVGKDDPVIFRGPMVDNVLTQLWNDVRWGSLDYMVIDLPPGTGDTQLTMLQRVPVSGAVIVTTPQEVALDDARKGLRMFGRHETPVLGIVENMSSFVCPDCGEAHDIFGSGGGREFAEETDMPFLGEVPLDPSVREGGDGGRPIVLDEDSETGESLRDIAARVANMQGIVHRRKQSESRQSDSVPEQ, encoded by the coding sequence ATGAACGAAGCCGACGTCCGCGAGCGACTTCGAGCCGTCGAGGACCCGGACCTCGGGGCCGACATCGTGTCCCTCGGGCTGGTCAACAGCATCGAGGTCACCGACGACGAGGTCCGAGTCGACCTCGCGCTGGGCGCGCCGTACTCCCCGACCGAGACCGGTATCGCCAACGCGGTCCGCGAGGCACTGGCTGACCTGGACCGCACCATTGACCTCTCGGCGAGTGTCGACCGGGGCGTCCCCGAAGAGGGCGACCCGCTCCCGGGTGTCAAGAACATCATCGCCGTCGCCTCGGGGAAGGGCGGGGTCGGCAAGTCGACCATCGCGGTGAACCTCGCGGCCGGCCTCTCGCAGCTGGGCGCCCGCGTCGGGTTGTTCGACGCCGACGTATACGGGCCGAACGTGCCGCGGATGCTCGGCGCCGACGAGTCGCCGCGGGCCACCGAGGACGAGGAGATAATTCCCGTGGAGAAACACGGGCTGAAGCTCATGAGCATGGACTTCCTCGTCGGCAAGGACGACCCGGTCATCTTCCGCGGCCCGATGGTCGACAACGTGCTCACTCAGCTGTGGAACGACGTGCGCTGGGGCTCGCTCGACTACATGGTCATCGACCTGCCGCCCGGGACTGGGGACACGCAGCTGACGATGCTCCAGCGCGTACCCGTCTCGGGTGCGGTCATCGTCACGACCCCCCAGGAGGTCGCACTCGACGACGCCCGCAAGGGCCTTCGGATGTTCGGTCGCCACGAGACACCGGTGCTCGGCATCGTCGAGAACATGTCGTCGTTCGTCTGTCCCGACTGCGGGGAGGCGCACGACATCTTCGGGAGCGGGGGCGGCCGCGAGTTCGCCGAAGAAACCGACATGCCGTTCCTCGGGGAGGTCCCACTCGACCCGAGCGTCCGGGAGGGGGGCGACGGCGGCCGCCCCATCGTGCTCGACGAGGACAGCGAGACGGGCGAGTCGCTCCGGGACATCGCCGCACGTGTGGCTAACATGCAGGGCATCGTCCACCGGCGCAAGCAGTCCGAGTCACGGCAGTCGGACTCCGTCCCGGAGCAGTGA
- a CDS encoding DNA-directed RNA polymerase subunit N produces MMVPVRCFTCGNVVAEHWEEFKARTREAEDPEDPEMVLDELGVDRHCCRRMLVSHKDLVDIVAPYQ; encoded by the coding sequence ATGATGGTACCGGTTCGGTGTTTCACCTGTGGTAACGTCGTCGCCGAGCACTGGGAAGAGTTCAAGGCGCGTACGCGAGAAGCCGAGGACCCCGAGGACCCCGAGATGGTCCTCGACGAGCTCGGCGTCGACCGCCACTGCTGCCGTCGGATGCTCGTCTCGCACAAAGACCTCGTCGACATCGTTGCACCCTACCAATGA
- a CDS encoding HD domain-containing protein, with amino-acid sequence MTTIKDSVHDHIAVEGVAADLLETPPVQRLRHIAQLGTVTLVYPSANHTRFEHSLGVYHLADRALSELGIEGQQAERVRAAALLHDVGHSPYSHNVEAVVHRKTGKYHDDVHELLDRGAVARVLTDHGLNPDRVADLVAGDGELGQLVSGELDVDRMDYLVRDAHHTGVPYGTIDHERLVRELRFVDGQLVLDEGNVQTAESLLLARALMNPTVYQHHVARIAKSMLRRGTERLLAATNSTADDLRRWDDKDLLVRLRRCAETAEYARRLSERDLYKRSVWAERPAVPDDLLDGEFRDVRALEHAIADAANVDPDTVILDVPPEPTMKESSSRILVNGEVRRLGEQSTLVNAIRAAQHDQWRLGVYAPESESERVGEAAVRELGLDMDGARVRDVRHGIHATLDEFN; translated from the coding sequence ATGACCACCATCAAGGACAGCGTCCACGACCATATCGCGGTCGAGGGCGTCGCTGCCGACCTGCTGGAGACACCGCCGGTCCAGCGGTTGCGCCACATCGCGCAGCTGGGGACGGTGACGCTCGTCTACCCCTCGGCGAACCACACCCGGTTCGAGCACTCCCTGGGCGTGTACCACCTCGCCGACCGGGCGCTGTCGGAGCTCGGTATCGAGGGGCAGCAGGCGGAGCGCGTCCGTGCAGCGGCACTCCTCCACGACGTCGGTCACTCGCCGTACAGCCACAACGTCGAGGCCGTGGTCCACCGGAAGACCGGGAAGTACCACGACGACGTCCACGAACTGCTCGACCGCGGGGCCGTCGCACGGGTTTTGACCGACCACGGGCTCAACCCGGACCGCGTCGCCGACCTGGTGGCCGGCGACGGAGAACTCGGGCAGCTCGTCTCCGGGGAGCTCGACGTCGACCGGATGGACTACCTCGTCCGTGACGCACACCACACGGGGGTCCCCTACGGCACCATCGACCACGAGCGGCTCGTTCGCGAACTGCGGTTCGTCGACGGCCAGCTGGTGCTCGACGAGGGGAACGTACAGACGGCAGAGTCGCTGTTGCTCGCACGCGCGTTGATGAACCCTACCGTGTACCAGCACCACGTCGCGCGCATCGCCAAGTCGATGCTCCGGCGGGGGACCGAGCGACTGCTGGCGGCGACGAACTCGACGGCCGACGACCTGCGGCGGTGGGACGACAAGGACCTGCTGGTGCGCCTCCGGCGCTGTGCAGAGACCGCCGAATACGCGCGTCGGCTGAGCGAGCGCGACCTCTACAAGCGGTCGGTGTGGGCCGAGCGTCCCGCGGTCCCCGACGACCTCCTCGATGGGGAGTTCCGGGACGTCCGCGCTCTGGAACACGCCATCGCGGACGCGGCCAACGTCGACCCCGACACGGTCATCCTCGACGTGCCGCCCGAGCCGACGATGAAGGAGTCGTCGAGCCGGATTCTGGTCAACGGCGAGGTGCGCCGCCTCGGCGAACAGTCGACGCTCGTCAACGCGATTCGGGCGGCCCAGCACGACCAGTGGCGACTCGGGGTCTACGCGCCGGAGTCAGAGAGCGAGCGGGTCGGTGAGGCGGCGGTTCGCGAACTCGGCCTCGACATGGACGGCGCTCGCGTCAGGGACGTCCGGCACGGAATCCACGCGACCCTCGACGAGTTTAATTG
- a CDS encoding 50S ribosomal protein L18e, which translates to MSKTNPRLSSLIADLKSAARSSGGAVWGDVAERLEKPRRTHAEVNLGRIERYAQEDETVVVPGKVLGSGVLQKDVTVAAVDFSGTAEKKIDQVGEAVSLEQAIENNPEGSHVRVIR; encoded by the coding sequence ATGAGTAAGACGAATCCGAGACTCAGTAGTCTCATCGCCGACCTGAAGTCGGCCGCCCGGTCGTCGGGCGGCGCTGTCTGGGGCGACGTCGCCGAGCGCTTAGAGAAGCCCCGGCGCACACACGCGGAAGTCAACCTGGGCCGCATCGAGCGGTACGCACAGGAAGACGAGACCGTCGTGGTGCCGGGCAAGGTGCTTGGCTCCGGTGTCCTGCAGAAGGACGTCACCGTCGCCGCCGTCGACTTCTCCGGAACCGCCGAGAAGAAGATCGACCAGGTTGGAGAGGCTGTATCGCTCGAACAGGCAATCGAAAACAACCCCGAGGGCTCTCACGTCCGGGTGATCCGATGA
- a CDS encoding 30S ribosomal protein S4 — protein MALGSNTKFYETPNHPFQGERIADEKNLSGRYGLKNKEELWRAQSELRGYRREARKLLGRAGEHETEAEEFLARLQRYGILSETDALDDVLSLDVTDVLERRLQTVAYRKGYGNTPEQARQFIVHGHIVLDGQRVTRPSMKVDVAVEDTIGFDENSSLSDELHPARAEAQE, from the coding sequence ATGGCACTCGGCTCTAACACCAAGTTCTACGAGACGCCGAACCACCCGTTCCAGGGCGAGCGCATCGCCGACGAGAAGAACTTGAGCGGGCGCTACGGCCTGAAGAACAAGGAAGAGCTCTGGCGCGCGCAGTCCGAACTGCGCGGCTACCGCCGCGAGGCCCGGAAGCTACTGGGCCGTGCCGGCGAACACGAGACAGAGGCCGAGGAGTTCCTCGCGCGGCTCCAGCGCTACGGCATCCTCAGCGAGACGGACGCGCTGGACGACGTCCTGTCGCTGGACGTCACCGACGTGCTCGAGCGCCGACTCCAGACGGTCGCCTACCGCAAGGGCTACGGCAACACGCCCGAGCAGGCCCGTCAGTTCATCGTCCACGGCCACATCGTGCTTGACGGCCAGCGCGTCACGCGCCCGTCGATGAAAGTCGACGTCGCCGTCGAGGACACCATCGGCTTCGACGAGAACAGCTCGCTGTCGGACGAACTCCACCCCGCCCGAGCGGAGGCCCAAGAATGA
- a CDS encoding 30S ribosomal protein S17e, whose product MAIKPAYVKKTGRLLMERYPDAFGADFEHNKEVVQEVTNIESKGVRNRIAGYVTRKQNAAVEA is encoded by the coding sequence ATGGCAATCAAACCCGCCTACGTCAAGAAGACAGGGCGACTCCTGATGGAACGATACCCGGACGCGTTCGGCGCCGACTTCGAGCACAACAAGGAAGTCGTCCAGGAAGTGACCAACATCGAGTCCAAGGGCGTTCGCAACCGCATCGCCGGCTACGTCACTCGCAAGCAGAACGCCGCCGTCGAAGCGTAA
- a CDS encoding 30S ribosomal protein S9 → MVTNTSGKKKTAVARATIREGEGRVRIDSQPVELVEPELAQLKMLEPFRIAEDDMRDSIDVEVSVEGGGVMGQADAARTAIARGLVEFTNDAELRDAYMEFDRSLLVNDVRQSEPKKWGGPGARARYQKSYR, encoded by the coding sequence ATGGTAACGAACACGTCAGGCAAGAAGAAGACGGCCGTCGCCCGCGCGACTATCCGCGAGGGCGAGGGGCGTGTGCGTATCGACTCCCAGCCGGTCGAACTGGTCGAACCGGAGCTGGCCCAGCTGAAGATGCTGGAGCCGTTCCGCATCGCCGAGGACGACATGCGAGACTCCATCGACGTCGAAGTGAGCGTCGAGGGCGGCGGGGTCATGGGCCAGGCAGACGCGGCCCGGACCGCCATCGCACGCGGCCTCGTCGAGTTCACCAACGACGCCGAACTCCGCGACGCGTACATGGAGTTCGACCGCTCGCTGCTGGTCAACGACGTTCGACAGTCAGAACCAAAGAAGTGGGGCGGCCCCGGCGCACGGGCTCGCTACCAGAAATCGTACCGCTGA
- a CDS encoding protein-tyrosine phosphatase family protein yields the protein MTIAVMQRQNPHRFAPAAPDESFVFGACAPGWHTAAGHERAVDDWLDYVAARDIERVCCLMPGRQLDTTGLNVARYQSAFGESKVCHAPIPNHHLATPEQLNGEILPFLANARDAEERTVVHCLAGIGRTGQVLAGWLVYNRDYGPKKATETVREMGRDPSDAIEAGNADPADLTALLASVARR from the coding sequence TTGACAATCGCCGTCATGCAGCGACAGAACCCACATCGGTTCGCTCCGGCGGCCCCGGACGAATCGTTCGTCTTCGGCGCCTGCGCGCCGGGCTGGCACACGGCCGCGGGCCACGAGCGGGCGGTCGACGACTGGCTCGACTACGTGGCAGCCCGTGACATCGAGCGTGTCTGCTGTCTCATGCCCGGCCGCCAGCTCGACACCACCGGGCTGAACGTTGCTCGGTACCAGTCGGCGTTCGGTGAATCGAAGGTGTGTCACGCCCCGATACCGAACCACCACCTCGCCACGCCGGAGCAGTTGAACGGCGAGATACTCCCCTTCCTCGCGAACGCCCGTGACGCCGAAGAACGCACCGTCGTCCACTGTCTCGCCGGTATCGGCCGGACCGGACAGGTGCTCGCGGGCTGGCTGGTGTACAACCGGGACTACGGGCCCAAGAAGGCCACCGAGACGGTCCGAGAGATGGGGCGAGACCCGTCCGACGCCATCGAGGCGGGAAATGCCGACCCGGCGGACCTCACTGCCTTGCTCGCGTCCGTCGCGCGACGGTGA
- a CDS encoding 50S ribosomal protein L13 yields MSIAEFDADVVVDARDCIMGRVASKVAEKALDGQTVAVVNAERAVVTGSENQIKEKYKKRVDIGDDNAYFYPKRPDGIFKRSIRGMLPHKKPRGREAFENVRVYVGNPYEDGAGWGQRDGDGEAVEAEVLDGTSLDRLSNIKFVSLAEISEALGANKTW; encoded by the coding sequence ATGAGCATCGCAGAGTTCGATGCGGACGTCGTCGTCGACGCCCGCGACTGCATCATGGGTCGGGTCGCCTCGAAGGTGGCGGAGAAAGCGCTCGACGGCCAGACGGTGGCCGTCGTCAACGCGGAACGCGCCGTCGTCACGGGCAGTGAGAACCAGATCAAAGAGAAGTACAAGAAGCGCGTCGACATCGGTGACGACAACGCGTACTTCTACCCGAAGCGACCGGACGGCATCTTCAAGCGCTCGATCCGCGGCATGCTTCCGCACAAGAAGCCCCGCGGTCGCGAAGCGTTCGAGAACGTCCGTGTCTACGTCGGCAACCCGTACGAGGACGGCGCTGGCTGGGGCCAGCGAGACGGAGACGGCGAAGCCGTCGAAGCAGAAGTCCTCGACGGGACCTCACTGGACCGACTCTCGAACATCAAGTTCGTCTCGCTGGCAGAAATCAGCGAGGCTCTTGGAGCGAACAAGACATGGTAA
- a CDS encoding 30S ribosomal protein S13, translated as MSAEDPNPDEDADAEEEDIRYFVRIGQTDLDGTKSVERALTELNGIGHRAARVIAETAGVDRRAVFGKLDDDVIDEVVDAVESYADSVPEWMTNHQKDYFSGESTHETGNDLQLTRRQDINRMKMIDSYRGVRHKRGQKVRGQRTKSTGRTEGTIGVNVEAIKEEQAEEAAAAEDDE; from the coding sequence ATGAGTGCAGAAGACCCCAACCCGGACGAGGACGCGGATGCCGAAGAGGAGGACATCCGCTACTTCGTCCGCATCGGACAGACCGACCTCGACGGCACCAAGTCCGTCGAGCGAGCGCTGACAGAACTGAACGGTATCGGCCACCGCGCCGCCCGCGTCATCGCCGAGACGGCAGGCGTCGACCGGCGCGCGGTCTTCGGCAAACTCGACGACGACGTCATCGACGAGGTCGTCGACGCAGTCGAGAGCTACGCTGACTCGGTCCCGGAGTGGATGACCAACCACCAGAAGGACTACTTCAGTGGCGAGTCCACCCACGAGACCGGCAACGACCTCCAGCTCACCCGCCGGCAGGACATCAACCGCATGAAGATGATCGACTCCTACCGCGGCGTCCGCCACAAGCGCGGCCAGAAGGTCCGCGGCCAGCGAACCAAGTCCACCGGCCGGACGGAGGGCACCATCGGTGTCAACGTCGAGGCCATCAAGGAAGAGCAGGCTGAGGAAGCCGCCGCAGCGGAGGATGACGAATAA
- a CDS encoding DNA-directed RNA polymerase subunit D, translated as MTQDYEVEFVERGERESLFLVRGITPAFANGIRRAMIADVPTFSIDTVRVIENTSVMFNEQIGLRLGLVPLTTDLDDFEVGDEVTLSLSVDGPNTAYSSDLVSSDAMVEPADDNIPIIDLKEGQRLEVEAEAVLDTGREHAKHQGGVAVGYRHLQRVSVVGDKGEFEDDDPNILRGVIEEQAAEHAAGDATDGDLVRTAEFGNDLRNRYPGKELEVEDVENAFVFHVETDGSFTTDELVLRAVESLRDRATELKDAIQL; from the coding sequence ATGACACAGGACTACGAGGTCGAGTTCGTCGAACGCGGCGAGCGGGAGAGTCTGTTCCTCGTGCGCGGCATCACGCCCGCGTTCGCCAACGGCATCCGCCGTGCGATGATCGCTGACGTGCCGACGTTCAGTATCGACACCGTCCGCGTCATCGAGAACACCAGCGTGATGTTCAACGAGCAGATCGGACTCCGACTGGGACTCGTCCCGCTGACGACCGACCTCGACGACTTCGAGGTCGGCGACGAGGTGACGCTGTCGCTGTCGGTCGACGGGCCGAACACGGCCTACTCCAGTGACCTCGTCTCCAGTGACGCGATGGTCGAACCCGCCGACGACAACATCCCCATCATCGACCTGAAGGAGGGCCAGCGCCTCGAAGTCGAGGCCGAAGCCGTCCTCGACACTGGTCGGGAACACGCGAAACACCAGGGCGGCGTGGCCGTCGGCTACCGCCACCTGCAGCGCGTGTCCGTCGTGGGCGACAAAGGCGAGTTCGAGGACGACGACCCGAACATCCTTCGGGGCGTCATCGAGGAGCAGGCCGCCGAGCACGCGGCCGGCGACGCCACGGACGGCGACCTCGTTCGGACCGCCGAGTTCGGCAACGACCTCCGGAACCGCTATCCGGGCAAAGAACTCGAGGTGGAGGACGTCGAGAACGCCTTCGTCTTCCACGTCGAGACCGACGGGTCGTTCACCACCGACGAACTGGTCCTGCGCGCGGTCGAGTCGCTGCGTGACCGCGCGACGGAACTGAAAGACGCAATCCAGCTGTAA
- a CDS encoding triphosphoribosyl-dephospho-CoA synthase, with the protein MVHPGGVPVTGRSVAQNAELALLLEVTGTPKPGNVDRERDYDDLRFEHFMAGAVGARPGLELAADGERVGHAFERAVAGMADQSAGNTQFGALLLLAPLVAASNEDALSPDGVDAVARATTVADAADFYRAFEHVSVAVEDPPEGLEPLDVRRGSDAIPALEARDLTLFDVMERSAPVDGVAAEWVGQFERVFDAAESILADTGPVPDRAARAFLELLAAEPDTFVVKRQDNATAEEVQRRAQAVLDGEEDATELAAEFVERDINPGTTADLVAGALFVALDRGLVV; encoded by the coding sequence CTGGTTCACCCAGGAGGTGTCCCGGTGACTGGTCGTTCCGTCGCCCAGAACGCCGAACTCGCCCTGCTGCTGGAAGTCACCGGGACGCCCAAGCCGGGCAACGTTGACCGGGAGCGCGACTACGACGACCTCCGGTTCGAGCACTTCATGGCCGGCGCTGTAGGCGCACGTCCAGGTCTTGAGCTCGCGGCGGACGGCGAGCGGGTCGGCCACGCCTTCGAGCGGGCCGTCGCCGGGATGGCCGACCAGTCGGCCGGCAACACACAGTTCGGCGCGCTGCTGCTGCTGGCGCCCCTCGTCGCCGCGTCGAACGAGGACGCGCTGTCACCCGACGGTGTCGACGCTGTCGCCCGGGCGACGACGGTCGCCGACGCCGCGGACTTCTACCGGGCGTTCGAACACGTCTCCGTCGCCGTCGAGGACCCGCCCGAGGGGCTGGAACCGCTCGACGTCCGGCGGGGGAGCGACGCAATTCCGGCCCTCGAAGCACGGGACCTGACGCTGTTCGACGTGATGGAGCGAAGCGCGCCCGTCGACGGCGTCGCCGCCGAGTGGGTCGGGCAGTTCGAGCGGGTGTTCGACGCGGCCGAGTCGATTCTCGCGGATACGGGACCGGTTCCAGACCGCGCCGCGCGAGCGTTTCTCGAACTGCTGGCCGCGGAACCCGACACGTTCGTCGTCAAGCGTCAGGACAACGCGACTGCGGAGGAGGTCCAGCGACGCGCACAGGCAGTCCTCGACGGCGAGGAGGATGCCACGGAACTGGCCGCGGAGTTCGTCGAACGCGACATCAACCCGGGAACGACGGCGGACCTCGTCGCCGGGGCGCTGTTCGTCGCTCTCGACCGGGGGCTGGTCGTGTGA
- a CDS encoding 30S ribosomal protein S11, whose amino-acid sequence MSESENDGIWGIAHVHASFNNTIITITDQTGAETLAKSSGGTVVKQNRDEASPYAAMQMAEVVAEKALDRGIEGVDVRVRGPGGNQQTSPGPGAQATIRALARAGLEIGRIEDVTPTPHDGTRAPKNSGF is encoded by the coding sequence ATGAGCGAATCTGAGAACGACGGCATCTGGGGCATCGCCCACGTCCACGCATCGTTCAACAACACCATCATCACCATCACCGACCAGACCGGCGCGGAGACGCTCGCGAAGAGCTCCGGCGGGACGGTCGTCAAGCAGAACCGCGACGAGGCCTCGCCCTACGCGGCCATGCAGATGGCCGAGGTCGTCGCCGAGAAGGCGCTCGACCGTGGCATCGAAGGTGTCGACGTCCGCGTCCGCGGCCCCGGCGGGAACCAGCAGACCTCCCCCGGGCCGGGCGCGCAGGCGACCATCCGAGCGCTGGCCCGTGCCGGCCTCGAGATCGGTCGCATCGAGGACGTCACGCCGACGCCGCACGACGGCACTCGCGCACCCAAGAACTCCGGATTCTAA
- the cofD gene encoding 2-phospho-L-lactate transferase, translated as MVTFLAGGTGTPKLLAGADDVFAPAETTVVANTGDDVELGGHLVCPDLDTVLFLAGGVLDRETWWGIADDTAETHDELLRLADAADLPSGPQYLPEDRQTAGREIAHWRRFSGVAEFMHIGDRDRAVHVTRTSLLDAGQSLTEVTRTLAEAFDLTRTLLPMSDDPVATIVHTDDGPMHFQEWWVGRGGDPPVDDVEFRGADAATATNAVLAALDDPVVVGPSNPVTSLGPMLAVEGIERALADTPVVAVSPFVEDEVFSGPAATLMTGTGRDPSTAGVAEAYPFADAFVLDEADGTALDRPVVRTDTTLDTESDAERVARAVDAVLSEVT; from the coding sequence ATGGTGACGTTCCTCGCCGGCGGGACGGGCACGCCGAAACTCCTCGCCGGCGCCGACGACGTGTTCGCGCCGGCCGAGACGACGGTCGTCGCCAACACCGGTGACGACGTCGAACTGGGCGGCCACTTGGTCTGTCCCGACCTCGACACGGTCCTCTTCCTCGCAGGCGGCGTCCTCGACCGTGAGACGTGGTGGGGTATCGCCGACGACACTGCCGAGACACACGACGAACTCCTCCGTCTGGCCGACGCCGCGGACCTGCCGAGTGGCCCGCAGTATCTCCCCGAAGACCGACAGACCGCCGGGCGTGAAATCGCCCACTGGCGCCGGTTCTCCGGCGTCGCCGAATTCATGCACATCGGCGACCGCGACCGCGCGGTCCACGTGACCCGAACCTCGCTGCTGGACGCCGGACAGTCACTGACCGAGGTCACCCGGACGCTCGCCGAGGCGTTCGACCTCACCAGAACGCTGTTGCCGATGAGCGACGACCCCGTCGCGACCATCGTCCACACCGACGACGGACCGATGCACTTCCAGGAGTGGTGGGTCGGACGCGGTGGTGACCCGCCGGTCGATGACGTCGAGTTCAGGGGGGCCGACGCCGCGACAGCGACCAACGCCGTCTTGGCGGCACTCGATGACCCTGTCGTCGTCGGGCCGTCGAACCCGGTCACGTCGCTCGGACCGATGCTCGCCGTCGAGGGCATCGAGCGCGCCCTCGCAGACACGCCAGTGGTGGCCGTCTCCCCGTTCGTCGAGGACGAGGTGTTCTCCGGGCCGGCGGCGACGCTGATGACCGGGACCGGCCGCGACCCGAGCACGGCGGGCGTCGCCGAGGCCTATCCGTTCGCCGACGCGTTCGTCCTCGACGAGGCCGACGGGACTGCGCTCGACAGGCCGGTCGTCCGGACGGATACGACACTCGACACCGAGTCGGACGCCGAACGCGTCGCTCGGGCCGTCGACGCGGTGCTCTCGGAGGTGACCTGA
- a CDS encoding DUF447 domain-containing protein codes for MSDDTEAAGSEVGWPVELAGVTETVVTTLGPNDRWNVAALGLHEPGDDGVATATTWGRTRTWRNFSERGEGYVQFTRDPVDFVEAALAVREEADPVLDSADAWARAEVDHRAEGTDAGTQWVRWALRPVETVVRRRVVPTTNRGHAAVVEATVAASRLDVEAYDRETLLERLRYFESVVETAGSDRDQAAFERLEALVDTKW; via the coding sequence GTGAGCGACGACACCGAGGCGGCGGGGAGCGAAGTGGGGTGGCCGGTCGAACTGGCCGGCGTCACCGAGACCGTCGTGACGACGCTGGGGCCCAACGACCGCTGGAACGTGGCGGCGCTCGGGCTCCACGAACCCGGCGACGACGGCGTGGCGACGGCGACGACCTGGGGCCGGACCCGGACCTGGCGGAACTTCTCGGAGCGTGGGGAGGGCTACGTCCAGTTCACCCGGGACCCGGTGGACTTCGTCGAGGCTGCCCTCGCCGTGCGCGAGGAGGCTGATCCGGTGCTCGACAGCGCCGACGCGTGGGCGCGAGCGGAGGTCGACCACAGAGCAGAGGGGACCGACGCGGGAACCCAATGGGTGAGGTGGGCGCTCCGGCCCGTCGAGACAGTGGTGCGTCGTCGCGTCGTCCCCACGACCAACCGTGGACACGCGGCCGTCGTCGAGGCGACAGTAGCGGCGTCACGGCTCGATGTCGAGGCCTACGACCGCGAGACGCTGCTAGAGCGACTGCGGTACTTCGAGTCCGTGGTCGAGACCGCCGGGAGCGACCGGGACCAGGCGGCGTTCGAGCGACTCGAAGCGCTCGTGGACACGAAGTGGTAA
- a CDS encoding tRNA-dihydrouridine synthase, whose translation MFQPRVALASLSGEADATWARDGAEHAGCAFLGGISLDDATRAAARRLVDRDRSEFLPDDPMAFVDRQLAAIRDVPVRPAFNVRSTTTEATERAARVCADHGAILELNAHCRQDEMCAAGAGETILRDPDRLAAHVRTASRAGAPVSVKVRAEVDGVDLGSVAETIDTAGASAIHVDAMDSEAVVADVVDAASLFVIANNGVRGRATAREYLEFGADAVSVGRPSDDPDVLRAVREAVDDWFTQEVSR comes from the coding sequence ATGTTCCAACCGCGGGTCGCGCTGGCGAGTCTCAGCGGCGAGGCCGACGCGACGTGGGCCAGAGACGGTGCCGAGCACGCCGGCTGTGCGTTCCTGGGCGGCATCTCGCTCGACGACGCGACCAGAGCGGCCGCCCGTCGACTCGTCGACCGCGACCGGTCGGAGTTCCTGCCGGACGACCCGATGGCCTTCGTCGACAGGCAGCTCGCCGCCATTCGGGACGTCCCCGTTCGCCCTGCATTCAACGTGCGGAGCACCACCACCGAGGCGACAGAGCGGGCAGCCCGGGTCTGTGCCGACCACGGTGCGATTCTCGAACTGAATGCACACTGCCGCCAGGATGAGATGTGCGCTGCCGGTGCTGGAGAGACCATCCTCCGAGACCCCGACCGACTGGCGGCCCACGTCCGGACAGCCAGCCGGGCGGGCGCGCCGGTCTCGGTGAAAGTCAGAGCGGAGGTCGACGGCGTCGACTTGGGTTCCGTGGCCGAAACGATCGACACGGCCGGTGCGTCGGCCATCCACGTCGACGCGATGGACTCCGAGGCCGTCGTCGCCGACGTCGTCGACGCTGCCTCGTTGTTCGTCATCGCGAACAACGGCGTTCGCGGGCGGGCGACCGCGCGTGAGTACCTGGAATTCGGGGCCGACGCGGTCAGCGTCGGGCGGCCGAGCGACGACCCCGACGTCCTCCGTGCGGTCCGGGAGGCCGTCGACGACTGGTTCACCCAGGAGGTGTCCCGGTGA